The region CTCCGTATCTCCCCAGGGTCCTTTCGTACATATAGCAAGTATTGTAGCACAATTATTAAGTAAACTTGTCACATCATTCCAAGGCATATATGAGAATGAGTCGCGAAACTCTGAAATGCTGGCGGCCGCCTGTGCCGTGGGCGTGGGCGCCTGCTTTGCCGCTCCAGTGGGTGGTGAGTAGTCTGTTGTCATCTGCCTCCTTGATCCTGACCTCTGACCCTTGAACCTCTCCAATACCAAGGTGTGCTCTTCAGCATAGAGGTCACCACCACGTACTTTGCGGTGCGCAACTACTGGCGGGGCTTCTTCGCCGCCGTTTGTGGCGCCACTGTCTTCCGGCTGCTGGCCGTCTGGTTCCAAAACGCGGATACCGTTCGGGCCCTGTTCCTCACGAACTTCACCACCGAGTTCCCCTTCGATCCCCAGGAGCTGTTCGTCTTCGCCTTGATTGGGTAGGTCTCTCTATGGTATCTTAAGCTATCTATTATATCTTAAGCTCAATAAAGCCATTAAGTCAATATAATACATAACAAAAACCAGTTGATTTatacttaaaatattacttttgattattatataatatcaTTGACTGGCTATATAtaacttattaaatatttcttctcTTTTTCTTCAGTCTCGTTTGCGGCTTGGGTGGCGCCTCTTACGTTTGGGTCCATCGAAGATATGTTCTATTTATGAGATCTAACAAGCGGATGAACAAGTTCCTGCAGAAGAAGTAAGTTCCTAAGATCACGTTTGAAATAccataataatattaaatgtttagAATAATTTTTTCTGTATTACTACTTGAATATTTATCCTAACTCCACTTACAAATTGTAATTTGATTCTTCCCTTTTTCAGTCGCTTCTTGTATCCCGGATTCCTAGCCCTGCTGGTCTCCAGCATATCGTTTCCCCTGGGCACTGGTCAGTTCCTGGCCGGCGAACTGAGCACCCACGAGCAGGTCACGCAGCTCTTTAGCAATTTCACGTGGTCGCGCGATGATCTTACCGTAGAGCAGGCGGCCGTGGTGACTCACTGGATGACCAGCTATACGAGTGTGTTCGGAAACCTGGTCATCTACACCCTCTTCACGGTGAGTGCCGGGAATCTTTGGACGTCCCCATTACTAACCATAAGTGTTTTATCCCCCCAGTTCATGTTCTCCATTATCGCCTCCACGATACCAGTTCCTTCGGGCATGTTTATACCAGTTTTCAAGATAGGAGCGGGCTTTGGTCGGCTGGTGGGCGAGTTCATGGCCGTGACGTTTCCGCATGGAGTACGTTATGGAGGCAGACTGTCGCCCATCATGCCCGGAGGCTATGCCGTCGTGGGAGCAGCTGCCTTCTCCGGATCCGTCACCCACACGGTCTCCGTGGCCGTGATCATCTTCGAGATGACCGGCCAGATCACCCATGTGGTGCCCGTGATGATCGCCGTGCTGGTGGCCAATGCCGTGGCGGCCCTGCTCCAACCGTCGATATACGACAGTATTATATTGATTAAGAAGCTGCCGTACCTGCCCGATCTCCTGCCCTCCAGCTCGGGCATGTACAGCATATTCGTGGAGGACTTTATGGTGCGGGATGTGAAATACATATGGCACGGCATCTCCTACCAGAAGCTCAAAGAAGTGCTCAAGCTGAACAAGACGCTGAGGTCCCTGCCACTGGTGGACAGTCCGGATAACATGATCCTGCTGGGGTCTGTGCAGCGCTACGAGCTGATCAAGATGATCGAGAAGCACATAGGGCGCGAGAAGCGAATGGAGGTGGCCCAGAAGTGGCAGAAGGAGGCCCAGGAGCGGGCACTCGAGGaggagaagaagaagcaggaGGTGGAGCTGAAGATGCGACGTCCCTCGAGATTCGAGGTGCTGCCTGCTCCGGATATTCTCAGTCTGCGGCAGATAGCCAATGATGAGATGCTGCCGCCCAAGAAGAGGGCGGAGACCATGCATGGCTCGCTGGCGCCCAGGAAGTCCATCCTGAAGAAGACCAACTCCTTCAACCTGAAGACCTATGCCCAGCCCATGGGCCACAGTCCCAGCATCACACCCTACACCACCATCACCGGCAACTCGGAGTTCCGCATCCGCTCCGCCTTCGAGGCCATCTTCAAGAAGTCCACCACGCTCCAGGATGTCCAGCCGGATCCGGAAACGGGCTCCCTCTCCCCGGCCGCCAGCAACAACGAGGTGGAGGTGCCTCGAACACCCAGCACCCCGGGCGTTTCCAAAAAGGTTCAGCTGGTGAGTGAAGCACATGTACCTTCTAGGGATTGGGTTGGTTCTTTGGGATTACCTAAGTTAAATGGGAGATGTAATGCCTCTTTTCAAGTCTGCACAAAGTAATTGGGATTTTGTTACCGATCAAATTATGCTGGTAAGTAACTCATTAGGCGCACTCATATCACTCCATTCATTTTCCTTGTGAGGTCTGTGATTAACCCACTCTAATATCTGCAAGCAAGTAAACCCCATTTCCACGGAAGCCTCAACATTGGTAAGGATGTAAAACCAGAATCCTGAAAGTATTATATCGCTATACAAATAGGATCAGCAAAAGGTAGAACTAAAGTACTGCTAAAAcgaaaaacatttcaattttaaaaaaggataaaatctaatctttatattataatatttaaaataaagcctGCGGAAAAGGGTAGCACGGATATAGCAATATCAAATAGTGGGGATAGTCCAAGCCAGTCACCcagtattaaatttaaaacaaacaaagttGCAGATGTAAATAACTCTCCTAAAAAGGCCAAAAAGTGCACGAAAATAAGATTTGCCCATGAAGTGGGGGTAAATGGTTCGCCAACTCGAACGAAATGTGAAATAAAAGAACCCAACGAACTGGGATACTCTATAGAGGATGTGGATGAAACAAAAGGTGTAGAGGTATGTGAAGCTATGGCACCTTTTAACTAACTCGTAATGCATTAATAACCACTTCAttataaaactaataaaattatcTTATCTATCTTAATTACCTTAACTTAACCAAACAAGAGCATTCAAAAGCCGAAGTCAGTGCAGTTGGTATGTCTAAAAAAATGGGGTTTATTTAGGATTTCACTCTTTTGGATAATAACAATACTTTTACTATATATTTGCAGCCCAGGGAGCGTGTCATCGACATGTCGCCGGAGGACCAGAAGCAATGGGAGCTGGAGGAGATGCTGAAACCCATCGACCTGCAGAAGGCCAATGTGCACATAGACCCCTCGCCCTTCCAGCTGGTGGAACGCACCTCCATACTCAAGGTTCACTCGCTGTTCTCGATGGTGGGCATCAACCACGCCTATGTGACCAAGATTGGCAGACTAGTGGGCGTGGTGGGTCTCAAAGAAGTAAGTTCTATTAAGTTTCATTTAATATCACTCCTCATAACCTCTAATATCTTAACAGTTGCGCAAGGCCATCGAGGACATCAACAGCAATAGCTTTGTGCCCCCCGCCCGAGATGAGGACGCCGACGACAAGCCGGCGGTGGAGAAACCCCTGCTCTCCACGAACACCAGCGACAAGGCCGTGGACATGACCGTCACCTCGATGGACTCGGCCCTGTCCAACTCCGAGAACTGCTCGGACATCGAAATGGAGCACATAAAGCACACGGATCAGGGCACAGTATCGCTCGCCATGCCGCCGCAGGACAACCCACCGGCGGAAGCAAAAACCACAGAGAACGGCAATCATGCTTGAAGCACGATGATCGGCCGATCACAGTAGTGCCTACgatacgtatacgtaatatgtTTGTAAAGATCAGCTAAAACACACCTATCATAAGTTACGTCTTACACGAGTTAGTCATCAATGttattatgtatttatatCTCGTTAGTTCATAATGTCAAAGATATCGtgatttatatttaagttGAAAAAATGAAGTCAAGTCACCAACGAAGGATCAGTTTGTTCTTATTTGgggattttattttgattttaagcAACTTAGATTCCTGtttaaaaaacgaaaatagaATGGGGGAATTAAAAGATCTATAGAAAAGGAACCCAGTTTTGGAATCGTAATAGTTTCAAGTAAAGTGTTTTACACATTTTGTACACAAAGCACTAAAAATTGGAAGTggtaaaattcaattttaagctaataaataaaatacttggcAAGGTTTAGGAAGGTATTTAAACTAATACCTTGAAATGTTTAAATCGTTAGTCAATCATTCAAACAAACTTTTGAATTCGCGCCGATAAGCCAATAACTGAAATAAAACCTATCGATACTGCCAAAATCGGAAAAACTATCGATACCCTTCCCCAGCTGATCCAAGCAGTGTTGGAGAACTCGCGCAGTTTATTGTGTATTGCATCTATctttttctatgcaaacttaaaaataataattatcgCCCCGAATTCCTCGAGATTAGCACGCAGTGAGCGGGGATTTCGGCTGCAGCCGGCTGCGAGGTGTGTGCCGGGTGTATATATAGCCACAGGCATCCCAGATCCCGGCGAACTTTTCCTCTTTGCGTGGCGGGGTGTGGTTAAAggcaaaaagagaaaaaaaaactgaagaCGGAGTCTCGTCGTCTCGAAAAGCCTGAAAAACGCCTCCGGGCGCTAGAgacaatacaataacaattcGGACCTATAGCTAATCATTTATGCCGAGCGCAGAGACGGAGCCTAATTAGCATATCAAATTGGATGACGGCACTGGCCAGCGGTTGCCatctgccgccgctgctgccgctgctggcagaagaaaataataaaaccaaaacaCATAAACTTTCTGCCTTCTGTACTCCCCAGTTTTGGCCAGTGAGGAGCACCCAGAGGATCCGCACCCAGACGACTGGCCGGCAATGTGCTGGGCAAGATGTCCCGGCTCGCTGATTACTTCGTAATAGTCGGCTACGACAGCGATAAGGAAAGTGAGTACTTCCAGATATCTGCCATTGGCAATCCCCTGATTTCCTGACTTTCTTCTATTTCCGCGCCCGCCCTCCAGAGACCGCCAGCAATGTGGGTGGCCAGCAGCCGACGTGCGGCAAGATCGTTCAGCGTTTTCCAGAGAAAGATTGGCCGGACACTCCGTTTATCGAGGGCATTGAATGGGTGCGTTTCCACAAACATTCCACACATATCTCGCGCTCTACCCTAATCGCACATATGTTTCGACAGTTCTGCCAGCCGCTGGGGTGGAGTTTATCGTACGAGAAGCAGGAGCCCAAGTTCTTCGTCTCCGTGCTGACGGACATCGATGCCAACAAGCACTACTGCGCCTGCCTCAGCTTCCACGAGACGGTGGCCATCACCCAGACGCGCAGCGTGGACGACGAGGATGAGACGATCGGGAATAGCCGCCTGCTGGGGCTCACCCCCTCCTCGACGGATGGCATCGTGGCGGCAGCCACGCCGGCGCCCATCACGCACCACAGCGTCATGTATGCACCCAAGTGTCTGGTGCTCATCTCGCGCCTGGACTGCGCCGACACTTTCAAAGTGAGATTGGAATCTAGTTTCTAGTGACTATTATACATAATTTGCCCCCACTTGCAGAACTGCCTGGGCACCATATACACGGTGTATATCGAAAACCTGGCCTACGCATTGGAGACCCTCATCGGCAATATACTCGGCTGCATTCAAGTTCCGCCGGCAGGTGGACCGCAGGTGCGCTTCTCCATAGGAGCTGGCGACAAGCAATCCCTGCAACCGCCACAGAGCTCTTCCCTGCCCACAACCGGCAGTGGCGTGCACTTCCTCTTCAAGCAGCTGGGCATCAAGAATGTGCTGATCCTGCTCTGCGCCGTGATGACCGAGAACAAGATACTGTTCCTGTCCAAGTGCTATTGGCACCTGACGGACAGCTGCCGGGCTTTGGTGGCTCTTATGTATCCCTTCCGGTACACGCATGTGTATATACCCATTCTGCCGGCGCCACTCACGGAAGTTCtgtccacacccacacccTTCATTATGGGCATACATAGCTCCCTGCAAACTGAGATTACGGATCTGCTGGATGTTATTGTGGTGGATTTGGACGGCGGTCTGGTTACCATTCCGGAGTCGCTCACTCCGCCTGTTCCTATACTTCCCTCGCCGCTGTGGGAACAGACCCAGGACCTGCTCAGCATGATCCTGTTCCCGAACCTGGCGCAGGCGGATCTGGCATTTCCCACGCTGGAGCGGCCTTCTGCGCTGGCCAAGACTGACGCCCAGATCGACAAGGAACTTCGCGCCATATTCATGCGTCTTTTTGCGCAACTGCTGCAGGGGTATCGCTCCTGCCTAACAATCATAAGGATTCATCCTAAGCCGGTTATTACCTTCCACAAGGCTGGTTTCCTCGGTGCCCGGGATCTGATCGAGAGCGAATTTCTGTTTCGCGTGCTGGACAGCATGTTCTTCACCACGTTCGTGAACGAGCGAGGGCCTCCCTGGCGTGCCTCCGACGCCTGGGATGAGCTCTATAGCTCCATGAACGAGTTGCTCAAGTCTGAAGCGCAGAATCGGAATCTCGTAATTATAAATTGCAACCAAAAGGTATTCTTTATAACTAATACTATCCATCTTTCAGATACTCACACATATCCAGGAATTGGGACGGGTTCTTTACGAGAACGAGGGCACTGTGGCTCATATTAACTATGCCCAGAAAGTCCTGCGACCGCCGGAGGGCGCATTCCAGCGGATTCACCAGCCCGCCTTCCCGCGCATTAGTTCGGAAAAGGTGGAGCTAATCATCCAGGAGGGAATACGCAAGAACGGAGTGCCGCAGCGCTTTCATGTGACGCGCAATCAGCACCGGATCATTCCAATGGGACCCAGGTTGCCCGAGGCCTTGGATGTGCGTCCCAATGTACAAAACTCTGCACGCCGTCTGGAGGTGCTGCGCATCTGTGTGTCATATATCTTCGAGAACCGCATTACGGACGCCAGGAAACTGCTGCCAGCTGTGATGCGCACCTTAATGCACAGGGATGCGAGGTTGATCTTGTGCCGCGAGTTCTTCGGATATGTGCATGGCAACAAGGCGGTGCTGGACCATCAGCAGTTTGAGTTGGTTGTGCGATTCATGAACAAGGCCCTGCACAAATCCACCGGGGTCGACGAGTACACAGTGGCTGCTGCTCTGCTTCCCATGTCGAATATATTTTGCCGCAAGTTATCGACTGGGGTGGTGCAGTTCGCCTACACCGAGATACAGGATCACGCCATATGGAAGAACCATCAGTTTTGGGAGTCCACCTTCTTCCAGGATGTCCAGGGTCAGATAAAGGCGTTGTATCTGCTTCACCGTCGTCAGAACGAGCACCAAAAGGAGGCCAACTGTGTGCTGGACGAGGTTCCGCTGGAGGAGCCAACGGCACTGGAGATTACGGCCGAGCAGCTGCGAAAAAGTCCCACCATTGAGGAGGAGAAGAAGGCCGAGCTGGCCAAGTCGGAGGAGTCTACGTTGTACAGCCAGGCGATTCACTTTGCCAACCGTATGGTCTCCCTTCTGATTCCGTTGGACGTGAATGTGGATGCAGCTAGCAAGCCAAAACCTGCGTTTCGCCTGGAGGAAAATCAGAGTGTTTCCAATAGGTAAGACCTGTAATATCTATTTGAAATTATGCCTTACCATTTGTAATTGCAGTATTATGGGCTCTCACAGCCTGAGCGAACATTCCGACGAAGGATTCGAGGAGAACAATGCTCTGGAAATTGGCGTCACGGTTGGGAAGACAATTTCGCGCTTCATTGACAGCGTTTGCACCGAAGGTGGTGTGACCTCCGACCACATACGCAACCTGCACGACATGGTGCCGGGTGTGGTGCACATGCACATCGAATCCCTGGAACCGGTTTACCTGGAGGCCAAGCGCCATCCACACGTGCAAAAGCCGAAGATTCAGACACCATGCCTGCTGCCAGGTGAGGACCTGGCCACCGACCACCTGCGTTGCTTCCTCATGCCGGATGGACGCGAAGACGAAACCCAGTGCCTGATACCTGCCGAGGGAGCCCTGTTCCTCACCAACTACCGTGTGGTGTTCAAGGGCTCACCCTGCGATCCGCTATACTGCGAGCAGGTGATTGTGCGCACTTTTCCGATTGCCTCCCTGCTAAAGGAGAAGAAAATATCGGTGCTGTACCTGGCCCACCTGGATCAAACACTGACCGAAGGACTGCAGCTGCGCTCCAGCAGCTTTCAACTGATCAAGGTGGCCTTCGACCCAGA is a window of Drosophila biarmipes strain raj3 chromosome 3R, RU_DBia_V1.1, whole genome shotgun sequence DNA encoding:
- the LOC108025242 gene encoding myotubularin-related protein 13, coding for MSRLADYFVIVGYDSDKEKTASNVGGQQPTCGKIVQRFPEKDWPDTPFIEGIEWFCQPLGWSLSYEKQEPKFFVSVLTDIDANKHYCACLSFHETVAITQTRSVDDEDETIGNSRLLGLTPSSTDGIVAAATPAPITHHSVMYAPKCLVLISRLDCADTFKNCLGTIYTVYIENLAYALETLIGNILGCIQVPPAGGPQVRFSIGAGDKQSLQPPQSSSLPTTGSGVHFLFKQLGIKNVLILLCAVMTENKILFLSKCYWHLTDSCRALVALMYPFRYTHVYIPILPAPLTEVLSTPTPFIMGIHSSLQTEITDLLDVIVVDLDGGLVTIPESLTPPVPILPSPLWEQTQDLLSMILFPNLAQADLAFPTLERPSALAKTDAQIDKELRAIFMRLFAQLLQGYRSCLTIIRIHPKPVITFHKAGFLGARDLIESEFLFRVLDSMFFTTFVNERGPPWRASDAWDELYSSMNELLKSEAQNRNLILTHIQELGRVLYENEGTVAHINYAQKVLRPPEGAFQRIHQPAFPRISSEKVELIIQEGIRKNGVPQRFHVTRNQHRIIPMGPRLPEALDVRPNVQNSARRLEVLRICVSYIFENRITDARKLLPAVMRTLMHRDARLILCREFFGYVHGNKAVLDHQQFELVVRFMNKALHKSTGVDEYTVAAALLPMSNIFCRKLSTGVVQFAYTEIQDHAIWKNHQFWESTFFQDVQGQIKALYLLHRRQNEHQKEANCVLDEVPLEEPTALEITAEQLRKSPTIEEEKKAELAKSEESTLYSQAIHFANRMVSLLIPLDVNVDAASKPKPAFRLEENQSVSNSIMGSHSLSEHSDEGFEENNALEIGVTVGKTISRFIDSVCTEGGVTSDHIRNLHDMVPGVVHMHIESLEPVYLEAKRHPHVQKPKIQTPCLLPGEDLATDHLRCFLMPDGREDETQCLIPAEGALFLTNYRVVFKGSPCDPLYCEQVIVRTFPIASLLKEKKISVLYLAHLDQTLTEGLQLRSSSFQLIKVAFDPEVTPEQIENFRKILSKARHPFDEFEYFAFQSYGTMLQGVAPLKTKEKYSTLKGFAKKTLLRGAKKAGFKQKQQTKRKLVSEFDYGSADAQETQSMDDELEDLDEFETQNNAMPRLLTTKDVERMRERSYVQDWKRLGFDAEAQRGFRISNVNTSYATCRSYPAIIVAPVQCSDAAIMHLGRYFKGQRIPLPTWRHANGALLIRGGQPNSKSVIGMLKNTTGSNTNAHHDVTHYAEQDKYFLALINTMPKLTPLAHNQYSGMNLSMSSLMGHSSSDDRQPLTPELSRKHKNNLDVSDGSKASQGGKGGTMKGNPKNSSAHPFRKMRLYALGEKSQAKSNMNVDFCADFIPVDYPDIRQSRPAFKKLIRACMPSHNTNEADGQSFAKMVEQSDWLQQISSLMQLAGAVVDLIDLQESSVMLSLEDGSDVTAQLSSIAQLCLDPYYRTLDGFRVLVEKEWLAFGHRFAHRSNLKPSHANTNIAFAPTFLQFLDVVHQLQRQFPMAFEFNDFYLRFLAYHSVSCRFRTFLFDCELERSDSGIAAMEDKRGSMNAKSMFGTGGMATNGSDDECNVYPLDIRSQRAPLNRIGHSIFDYIERQHNKTPIFYNFLYSCDKSLILRPQNNVATLDLWSYYTNEELAQGAPYDLEVTTVDDEVDLSEMKGKRMVVTAGYDNMEKCNPNAYVCLLSEVKQAETERGHLPQKWLHVWNSLVVPQVEPVTGNASLGDIYVQTHQHKRSTLEIIMKGRLAGYQDKYFHPHRFEKHPYTTPTNCNHCTKLLWGPVGYRCMDCGNSYHEKCTEHSMKNCTKYKAIDGAVGPPNVNMSQGDTASIASSAATTARTSSHHFYNQFSSNVAENRTHEGHLYKRGALLKGWKQRWFVLDSIKHQLRYYDTSEDTAPKGIIELAEVQSVTAAQPAQIGAKRVDEKGFFDLKTSKRTYNFYAVNANLAQEWIEKLQACLQ